One window from the genome of Gimesia aquarii encodes:
- a CDS encoding CRTAC1 family protein: MSQPTDGKRAGTRRSEPATIDFVDVTDSLGVDFKYQNDEQAKHYTILESIGGGVAIWDFDLNGHEDLFFPGGGTFLKGKKIVGSPSVLFSQMSAGRFENASLNSKIAPSRFYSHGCTVADFDNDGFPDIVVTGYGGILCWHNSGDGTFEEISQQSGLIDPSWSTSAGWGDLNGDGYLDLYLAHYVDWTFENHPLCADSSGRKDVCPPRRFTGLDDRVFFSNADGTFRDATQEAGLVSNGKGLGVVLGDVDNDSDLDVYVANDTTNNFLYLNDGEGKFQEAALVRGVAVDDEATANGSMGVDLGDFNQDGLPDIWVANYESEAFALYKNIGNGQFLYASRETGVSAIGDIFVGFGTQFGDFDSDGDEDLVVANGHVIHFPKHTTVRQQPLILENRSSQFSRLKFEEANYLSQLHYGRGVAIGDLDNDGDLDLVFANCNERSAILENQSKARSQWVKIRLIGTESNRDAIGARLVFHTDQGDISRFIKGGGSYLSQSSYVVHCGFPKEARVNGVTIFWPSGRTQTHSPIQQNHSFTLIE, translated from the coding sequence ATGAGTCAGCCAACTGATGGGAAGCGGGCAGGAACGAGACGTTCGGAACCAGCTACCATTGATTTTGTGGATGTTACAGACTCCCTGGGTGTTGATTTCAAATACCAGAATGACGAACAAGCAAAGCACTATACGATTTTAGAATCAATCGGAGGCGGAGTTGCCATCTGGGACTTTGATCTCAATGGGCACGAAGATCTTTTTTTTCCTGGCGGTGGTACTTTTCTCAAAGGAAAGAAAATAGTTGGATCTCCGTCCGTTCTGTTTAGTCAGATGTCTGCGGGCAGGTTTGAGAATGCAAGCCTTAATTCCAAGATCGCACCAAGTCGATTTTACTCACATGGATGTACGGTCGCAGATTTTGATAATGATGGTTTTCCTGACATTGTTGTCACTGGCTATGGTGGAATTCTCTGTTGGCATAACTCTGGTGACGGAACCTTCGAGGAAATTTCGCAGCAATCAGGTCTGATTGACCCAAGTTGGAGTACCTCTGCCGGGTGGGGAGATTTGAACGGTGATGGTTATTTAGATTTGTATCTGGCCCATTATGTCGATTGGACGTTCGAAAATCATCCGTTGTGTGCTGATTCTTCCGGACGGAAGGACGTATGCCCTCCTCGCCGATTTACAGGTCTCGATGATCGTGTTTTTTTTAGCAACGCAGATGGTACATTTCGCGATGCGACTCAAGAGGCAGGCTTAGTGTCCAATGGCAAAGGTCTGGGGGTAGTCCTCGGAGATGTTGACAATGATTCGGATCTGGATGTCTACGTAGCCAATGATACGACGAATAACTTTCTTTATCTTAATGATGGTGAAGGGAAGTTTCAGGAAGCCGCTCTCGTCCGGGGGGTTGCCGTCGATGACGAAGCGACGGCGAATGGAAGTATGGGGGTTGATCTCGGAGACTTCAACCAGGACGGCTTACCTGATATATGGGTGGCCAACTATGAGTCGGAAGCATTTGCCCTTTATAAGAATATAGGAAACGGACAGTTTCTCTATGCAAGTCGCGAAACGGGAGTGAGCGCAATTGGAGATATCTTTGTGGGGTTTGGTACTCAATTTGGAGATTTTGACTCAGATGGTGATGAAGATCTTGTTGTCGCCAATGGCCACGTGATTCATTTTCCAAAGCACACGACCGTTCGACAGCAGCCACTCATTCTCGAAAACCGTTCTAGTCAATTTTCCCGGCTGAAGTTTGAAGAAGCAAACTACTTAAGCCAATTGCACTATGGTCGAGGTGTTGCTATTGGAGATTTAGATAATGATGGAGATTTGGATTTGGTTTTCGCAAATTGCAATGAGAGATCAGCCATTCTAGAGAACCAATCAAAAGCTCGTTCTCAATGGGTTAAGATTCGGCTGATTGGAACAGAATCGAATCGAGATGCGATAGGTGCCCGCCTTGTGTTCCATACGGACCAAGGTGATATTTCTCGGTTTATTAAAGGGGGAGGTAGCTATTTATCACAGAGTAGCTATGTCGTGCATTGCGGGTTTCCCAAAGAAGCCAGGGTTAATGGTGTAACGATTTTCTGGCCATCTGGAAGAACGCAAACACACAGTCCAATTCAGCAAAATCACTCGTTTACTTTAATCGAGTAA
- a CDS encoding tetratricopeptide repeat protein, which translates to MGVRLTSQTENTETSSQQTKRRHTKTVLGIVCLCIIAFGLIWGKSSWIQFCQWQAERSLLDRKVDLALSWGLRAYQTDSQNADTLLILARAHRRAREIDNSIEYLKKLHQITGPSEDLKREQWLVEAQVGDINNLEQNLADLLIDPKGNAQDICETFVNSCILNYRFPEALKVLELWQADFPDDPLPHYYRGRILEHKGSWDGAEKEFISALKIAPDNVPAAYNLARVKLSQNQVDQALENYRICTQNQKGHTAALVGIARCLRMKQNIDGARLILQEAQGIPEKQRLKDFRDVGDPAHVARNAVLLELGQLELSSGNYEKAATYLEKSLELNSKDRKSRLALANAYRGLGDLEKAEQQIQIVETTQKAIKRMDECFDLLQKDSKNADLRAEIGQIFLEHISENQGIVWLKNALYYDPKHQQAKQALEKYYAEQGSEPNR; encoded by the coding sequence ATGGGTGTTCGATTGACATCACAAACGGAAAACACTGAAACCAGCAGCCAGCAGACTAAAAGACGCCACACAAAAACCGTCTTGGGGATTGTTTGTCTTTGTATTATTGCCTTCGGACTGATTTGGGGAAAATCGAGCTGGATTCAATTTTGTCAGTGGCAAGCTGAAAGAAGTCTACTGGATCGTAAAGTCGATCTCGCATTGAGTTGGGGCTTAAGAGCCTACCAGACTGACTCTCAGAACGCTGATACTTTGTTGATCTTAGCACGTGCTCATCGACGAGCTCGCGAAATTGACAATTCAATCGAATATTTAAAGAAGTTACATCAGATCACCGGCCCTTCTGAAGATTTAAAACGAGAGCAGTGGCTTGTAGAAGCCCAAGTGGGAGACATCAATAATCTGGAGCAAAATCTGGCAGACTTGCTGATCGATCCGAAAGGGAATGCTCAAGACATTTGCGAAACGTTTGTAAATAGTTGTATTTTGAATTATCGATTTCCGGAAGCCTTAAAAGTTTTAGAACTCTGGCAAGCAGATTTTCCCGACGATCCACTCCCCCACTACTATCGTGGTCGCATATTAGAGCACAAAGGCTCTTGGGACGGAGCTGAAAAGGAATTCATATCAGCCTTAAAAATTGCACCTGACAATGTTCCTGCTGCCTATAATTTAGCGCGTGTGAAATTATCACAGAATCAAGTTGATCAAGCGCTCGAGAATTATCGAATCTGCACGCAAAATCAAAAAGGACACACAGCGGCCCTAGTGGGGATTGCTCGTTGTTTACGGATGAAACAAAATATTGATGGAGCAAGACTGATATTGCAGGAAGCACAGGGAATTCCAGAAAAGCAAAGACTCAAAGATTTTCGAGATGTCGGAGATCCAGCTCATGTTGCCAGAAATGCAGTCCTTTTGGAGCTGGGGCAATTGGAACTATCGTCTGGAAATTACGAAAAAGCGGCAACATATTTAGAAAAATCGCTTGAGCTCAATTCGAAAGATCGAAAATCACGGCTGGCATTAGCGAATGCCTATCGAGGGCTGGGCGATCTTGAGAAAGCGGAACAGCAAATCCAGATTGTCGAAACAACACAAAAGGCGATCAAGCGTATGGACGAATGCTTTGACCTGCTTCAAAAAGACTCAAAAAATGCCGATCTGCGAGCAGAAATCGGCCAGATATTCTTAGAACACATTTCTGAAAATCAGGGAATCGTATGGTTAAAAAATGCTTTGTACTATGATCCAAAACATCAACAAGCCAAACAGGCTTTGGAAAAGTATTATGCAGAGCAAGGTTCTGAACCGAATAGGTAA
- a CDS encoding RNA polymerase sigma factor, with product MTSTDFPLLNDPPSDVPVRQASKERRSVRQQEAIGNQQVPQKKVNKNAQSEAHSESVIQEEHHFILQLLKRDPCAWRDFVSRYDKLIISRILSTCREFGMNPLPDLVEDCGAEVMAALFQGDMRGLRQFQGRSKLSTWLGVITRRTTLNFLRHHQQTAKKIQPNDSQFDIATIPDKPLQETHPVEADERVQIQSCMNQLKQTDRQVLVLYFDQKLSYAEIGQVLGISENAVGPKLHRAQQRLKKLVRTRNKQI from the coding sequence ATGACATCAACTGATTTTCCTCTTTTAAACGATCCACCCAGTGATGTGCCAGTCAGGCAAGCGTCGAAGGAACGTCGAAGCGTCAGGCAGCAAGAGGCCATTGGAAATCAGCAAGTGCCTCAGAAGAAAGTAAATAAAAACGCACAATCCGAAGCTCATTCCGAATCAGTTATTCAGGAAGAGCATCATTTTATCTTGCAATTACTCAAGCGTGATCCGTGTGCCTGGCGCGATTTTGTGAGCCGCTATGATAAGCTGATTATAAGTCGAATTCTTTCTACCTGTCGTGAGTTTGGAATGAATCCGCTACCAGATCTCGTTGAAGATTGTGGAGCGGAAGTCATGGCGGCGTTGTTTCAAGGTGATATGCGGGGACTGCGTCAGTTTCAAGGACGCAGTAAACTATCCACCTGGCTGGGAGTGATTACGCGACGGACGACATTGAATTTTTTGCGTCATCATCAGCAGACTGCAAAGAAAATACAGCCGAATGACAGTCAATTTGATATTGCTACGATTCCTGATAAGCCTTTGCAGGAGACTCATCCAGTTGAGGCAGATGAGCGTGTGCAAATTCAGAGTTGTATGAATCAATTGAAGCAAACAGATCGTCAGGTTTTAGTGTTGTACTTTGATCAGAAGTTGAGTTATGCGGAGATTGGCCAGGTGCTTGGGATTTCAGAAAATGCAGTTGGTCCTAAACTGCATCGTGCACAACAAAGATTGAAAAAGTTAGTGAGAACAAGAAACAAACAGATATGA